The following are from one region of the Lytechinus pictus isolate F3 Inbred chromosome 4, Lp3.0, whole genome shotgun sequence genome:
- the LOC129258352 gene encoding beta-3 adrenergic receptor-like, with product MSMIEYGSTTSSYPITGPGPTTSLDPQQSLTGVTLIAITAVLSIVCNILNLIILPHLAELNEASRVFYMSLAVVDLATGILLLPMSVAAVGGEWPFGNPLCKALGYFLTVTTGLSSSTVFYLNVDRFIAVTRPLRYASLVNRKRAIATMVSQTFGTFIILFFVLYFAGDRFNIIVYREFGVCLVDFSQPYFAPYTIFSFAISMWMYAILLLIFYVLMLHIVRRHARTIASQAAVAMVNASTVRSESQTRTTEQFQKDVERAEKLARHMRHRGLMKSVILTVSIAGAFYIAWLPFTICEVVAAVRGKRIPLNIMELVSKLTLCNGWLNTVIYLLLKATYRQAVAEFVRKTWKGLWNHRRADVF from the coding sequence ATGAGCATGATCGAATATGGCAGTACAACATCGTCGTATCCTATCACTGGACCTGGACCGACGACCTCACTGGACCCGCAGCAATCACTAACAGGTGTCACACTGATCGCTATTACCGCTGTCCTGTCAATTGTGTGCAATATCTTGAACCTCATCATCTTGCCCCACCTAGCAGAACTGAATGAAGCCAGTCGTGTGTTCTACATGTCATTAGCAGTCGTTGATCTGGCCACAGGTATCTTACTGCTGCCAATGAGCGTAGCTGCCGTCGGAGGAGAGTGGCCGTTTGGAAATCCGCTCTGTAAAGCTCTAGGGTATTTTCTGACGGTGACAACGGGACTATCCTCATCGACAGTATTTTACCTGAATGTCGACCGTTTCATCGCAGTTACAAGACCTTTGCGTTACGCTTCTCTTGTCAATCGGAAGCGCGCAATTGCCACAATGGTATCTCAAACATTCGGAACTTTCATCATATTGTTCTTTGTTCTGTATTTCGCCGGCGATCGATTCAACATCATTGTCTACCGGGAATTCGGAGTTTGCTTAGTGGACTTTTCTCAGCCATATTTTGCACCGTACACGATATTTAGCTTTGCTATTTCCATGTGGATGTACGCTATTTTActtcttattttttatgttttaatgttGCATATTGTGCGGCGGCATGCTCGGACGATTGCCAGTCAAGCCGCAGTTGCCATGGTGAACGCTTCGACCGTCCGCAGTGAATCGCAAACGCGCACTACTGAACAGTTTCAGAAGGATGTCGAACGTGCCGAGAAACTCGCACGTCACATGCGCCACCGCGGGCTAATGAAATCAGTGATATTGACGGTATCGATCGCCGGGGCATTTTATATTGCTTGGTTGCCTTTTACAATCTGTGAAGTTGTGGCGGCCGTGCGTGGCAAAAGGATTCCCCTAAACATCATGGAGCTCGTGTCGAAGTTGACCTTGTGCAATGGTTGGTTGAACACTGTGATTTACCTACTGCTGAAGGCAACCTATCGACAAGCAGTGGCTGAGTTTGTTCGTAAAACGTGGAAGGGATTGTGGAATCATCGAAGAGCTGACGTATTTTGA